In one window of Syngnathus scovelli strain Florida chromosome 22, RoL_Ssco_1.2, whole genome shotgun sequence DNA:
- the slc35e3 gene encoding solute carrier family 35 member E3, producing the protein MDAKKLVAPAANRRHIAAGLLTNLLSSICIVFVNKWIYVHYGFPNMTLTLVHFAVTWLGLFACQKMDVFSPKSLPLRKIVWLALSFCGFVAFTNLSLQNNSIGTYQLAKAMTTPVIILIQTAYYKKSFSNKIKLTLIPITIGVTLNSYYDVRFNMLGTIFATLGVLVTSLYQVWVGTKQHELQVNSMQLLYYQAPLSSGFLMAIIPFFEPLTGDGGIFGPWSLPALMTVFFSGVVAFLVNLSIYWIIGNTSAVTYNMFGHFKFCITLIGGYVLFQDPLSLNQALGILCTLVGILSYTHIKLAEQEEGKSRLAQRP; encoded by the exons ATGGATGCCAAGAAGCTGGTGGCCCCGGCGGCCAACCGGCGGCACATCGCGGCCGGCCTGCTGACCAACCTGCTGTCGTCCATCTGCATCGTGTTTGTCAACAAGTGGATCTACGTGCACTACGGCTTCCCCAACATGACCCTCACCCTGGTGCACTTTGCGGTCACCTGGCTGGGCTTGTTTGCGTGCCAGAAGATGGACGTTTTCTCCCCCAAGAGCCTGCCGCTGCGCAAGATCGTGTGGCTGGCGCTGAGCTTCTGCGGCTTCGTGGCCTTCACCAACCTGTCGCTGCAGAACAACTCCATCGGCACGTACCAGCTGGCCAAGGCCATGACCACGCCCGTCATCATCCTCATCCAGACGGCCTACTACAAGAAGAGCTTCTCCAACAAGATTAAGCTCACGCTG ATCCCGATAACCATCGGCGTGACGTTGAACTCGTACTACGACGTGCGCTTCAACATGCTGGGGACCATTTTTGCCACCTTGGGTGTTCTGGTGACATCACTCTACCAAGTG TGGGTCGGAACAAAACAGCACGAGCTCCAAGTCAACTCTATGCAGCTTCTGTACTACCAGGCTCCCCTGTCGTCGGGCTTCCTGATGGCCATCATTCCCTTCTTTGAGCCGCTCACGGGCGACGGAGGAATATTTGGACCGTGGTCCCTTCCCGCTCTG ATGACCGTGTTTTTCTCCGGGGTGGTGGCATTCCTGGTCAACCTGTCCATCTACTGGATCATCGGAAACACGTCGGCTGTTAC CTACAACATGTTTGGCCATTTTAAATTCTGCATCACCCTGATAGGAGGATACGTGCTCTTCCAAGACCctctgtcactcaaccag GCTTTGGGGATCCTTTGCACTCTGGTGGGCATCTTGTCGTACACTCACATCAAGCTGGCCGAACAAGAGGAGGGAAAAAGTCGCCTGGCTCAGAGGCCATGA